A window from Bubalus kerabau isolate K-KA32 ecotype Philippines breed swamp buffalo chromosome 5, PCC_UOA_SB_1v2, whole genome shotgun sequence encodes these proteins:
- the MRPL21 gene encoding large ribosomal subunit protein bL21m, with amino-acid sequence MAAAVAAWALPVTFGRLASACSRIVLRASGPGAASLWSASRRFSSQSASSPQGYVPKTSLSSPPWPEVVLPDPVEEARHHAEVVEKVNELIARGQYGRLFAVVHFASHQWKVTSEDLILIENKLDIACGERIRLEKVLLVGADDFTLLGRPLLGKDLVRVEATVIEKTESWPRVNMRFQKRKNYKRKRIIVNPQTVLRINTIEIAPRLC; translated from the exons ATGGCGGCGGCCGTGGCGGCCTGGGCCCTGCCGGTCACCTTTGGGCGGCTGGCGTCTGCATGCAGCCGCATCGTCCTGAGAGCGTCGGGACCCGGAGCCG CTTCCCTGTGGTCCGCTTCTCGGAGGTTCAGTTCACAGAGCGCTTCATCTCCACAAGG ATACGTTCCTAAAACCTCACTGAGTTCACCACCTTGGCCAGAAGTTGTGCTGCCAGACCCCGTGGAGGAGGCCAGACACCACGCAG AGGTCGTGGAGAAGGTGAACGAGCTCATCGCCAGGGGCCAGTATGGCAGGCTTTTCGCCGTGGTGCACTTTGCCAGCCACCAGTGGAAAGTCACCTCTGAAGACCTGATTCTAATTGAGAACAAGTTAGACATTGCCTGCGGAGAGCGGATTCGGCTGGAGAAG GTCCTGCTGGTTGGGGCCGACGACTTCACTCTCCTCGGCAGACCCCTGCTTGG AAAGGACCTTGTTCGAGTAGAAGCCACGGTCATCGAAAAGACAGAATCGTGGCCGAGAGTCAACATgagatttcagaaaagaaaaaactacaaaagaaagagaa TCATCGTGAACCCGCAGACCGTCCTCCGGATAAACACCATCGAGATTGCTCCCCGTCTGTGTTGA